The following proteins are encoded in a genomic region of Arachis ipaensis cultivar K30076 chromosome B02, Araip1.1, whole genome shotgun sequence:
- the LOC107627773 gene encoding putative uncharacterized protein DDB_G0277255: MALIVDQQSNFKHFCKICKKGFGCGRALGGHMRAHGIGDESGHMDDDDPASDWEDRLGGNVPPSNKRMYALRTNPNRLKSCRVCENCGKEFLSWKSFLEHGKCTSEDAESLVSSPGSDAADDGIEPTRRGCGWSKRKRSLRAKVGSFNYNCPSSEEEDLANCLMMLSNAIVDPLTSAAAEPEESCASASREEEQRRNPMNFVAPFSSYKVPNNDNNNNNNNKAKGVAKGLFECKACKKVFNSHQALGGHRASHKKVKGCFAARLDNLDDSLADDDVMTHEEFFPTKSNSTFQFDQNPHHNSATLASSSKRKSKVHECSICHRSFSSGQALGGHKRCHWITSNAPDTSTLARFQQFQEHLDQIPKFDGSSEPLDLKLDLNLPAPTNDLSRRNNNVNVSTEIFLQPWVGGAGGGTATKENNTNMKDDSNNNNNNSQSQISHQHPTNHNQIDHNENVGVDGDKNNSNPNNNNNNNNDLMQSVDNEADSKIKLAKLSELKDMNIGGTSSPWLQVGIGSTTTDVGTDQ, encoded by the coding sequence atggctTTGATTGTGGATCAACAATCAAACTTCAAACACTTCTGTAAAATTTGCAAAAAAGGATTTGGTTGTGGAAGAGCTCTGGGAGGACACATGAGGGCTCATGGAATAGGAGATGAATCAGGTCACATGGATGATGATGACCCAGCAAGTGATTGGGAAGATAGGCTTGGTGGAAATGTTCCACCAAGCAACAAGCGCATGTATGCTCTTAGAACAAACCCTAATAGGTTAAAGAGTTGTAGGGTGTGTGAAAATTGTGGCAAGGAGTTTTTGTCTTGGAAATCCTTTCTTGAGCACGGTAAATGCACCTCCGAGGACGCAGAGTCCCTCGTATCCTCTCCAGGGTCCGATGCTGCTGATGATGGCATCGAACCTACCAGGAGAGGATGCGGGTGGTCCAAAAGAAAGAGGTCGTTAAGAGCAAAAGTGGGTAGCTTCAATTACAATTGCCCCTCAAGCGAAGAGGAAGACCTAGCGAATTGCTTAATGATGTTGTCCAATGCGATTGTGGACCCTCTGACGTCAGCCGCGGCCGAGCCAGAAGAGTCTTGCGCCTCGGCGAGCAGAGAGGAGGAGCAAAGAAGAAACCCTATGAACTTTGTTGCACCATTCTCTTCTTATAAAGTTCCAAACAAcgataacaacaataacaataacaacaaggcCAAAGGTGTTGCTAAGGGTTTGTTTGAATGCAAAGCGTGCAAGAAGGTTTTCAACTCGCACCAGGCGTTGGGTGGCCACAGAGCTAGCCACAAGAAGGTTAAGGGCTGCTTTGCGGCGAGGCTGGACAATCTGGACGACAGCCTCGCCGACGATGACGTCATGACACACGAAGAATTCTTCCCTACAAAATCAAACTCAACATTCCAATTTGATCAAAACCCTCACCATAACTCAGCCACATTGGCCTCATCATCAAAGAGGAAATCAAAGGTTCATGAATGCTCCATTTGCCATAGAAGCTTCTCCTCAGGACAAGCATTGGGAGGCCACAAAAGGTGCCATTGGATCACATCAAATGCACCGGACACTTCCACATTGGCTAGGTTTCAACAATTTCAGGAACATTTGGATCAAATACCAAAGTTTGATGGATCTTCTGAGCCTCTTGATCTCAAACTTGACCTCAACCTTCCTGCACCAACCAATGATCTTTCTAGAAGGAATAACAATGTTAATGTTTCCACAGAAATCTTCTTGCAGCCATGGGTAGGAGGAGCAGGAGGAGGAACCGCCACAAAGGAAAACAATACAAACATGAAAGATGatagcaacaataataacaacaatagccAGAGTCAAATTAGTCACCAGCACCCCACCAACCATAACCAAATTGATCATAATGAAAATGTTGGTGTTGATGGGGACAAGAATAATAGTAaccccaacaacaacaacaacaataacaatgattTGATGCAAAGTGTGGATAATGAAGCTGATAGTAAGATCAAGCTAGCAAAACTTAGTGAGCTAAAGGATATGAACATTGGTGGCACTTCTTCACCATGGTTGCAGGTTGGAATTGGTTCAACAACTACTGATGTTGGCACCGATCAGTAA